Proteins encoded in a region of the Prunus persica cultivar Lovell chromosome G4, Prunus_persica_NCBIv2, whole genome shotgun sequence genome:
- the LOC18781072 gene encoding probable E3 ubiquitin-protein ligase rbrA → MEGQASFGDEVSVNLLREEDEEEFRSCCEDDEVWKETEEPVKVDPKDDLDEFSVKMFFKGMSIAGYGDSGFGLSGIGVVMERSTNVPALQVQKRLDFYVEEPVANYLALMDGLMEAVQNKVRRVYAFTDSELLYDQVSHEQKLEIPLLVALRQRILEHASHLDAFVLKLVPTVDLELPSKLAQVAIGVVSFPAKGVESLENCSICCDDKPSLMMITMKCSHKFCSHCMRTYVDGKVQSSQVPIRCPQPRCKYYVSTAECKSFLPLTSYESLEKALAEANILHSDRIYCPYPNCSVLLDPLECLSARASSSSQSDNSCIDCPVCQRFICVDCGVPWHSSMSCEEFQNLPLEERDAADITLHRLAQNKSWRRCQQCRRMIELTQGCYHMTCWCRHEFCYSCGAEYRNGQQTCQCAFWDEDNNNTEDLVTQSMQESEQWAWETFNSLPMIMDAYSDQERSQLALIQRFLAGGFSLSDHPPYQSPPRCTDSYVDAMKDLHQLPWLERFVSVISDNYYEEYIQ, encoded by the exons ATGGAGGGTCAGGCAAGTTTTGGTGATGAGGTTTCTGTAAATTTACTCagagaggaagatgaagaagagttTCGTAGTTGTTGCGAAGATGATGAAGTTTGGAAGGAGACCGAAGAACCGGTGAAGGTGGATCCAAAAGATGATCTCGATGAATTTTCAGTGAAGATGTTCTTCAAAGGCATGTCCATAGCTGGGTATGGGGACTCAGGTTTCGGGCTTTCTGGAATTGGAGTTGTCATGGAAAGGTCAACCAATGTTCCTGCACTTCAGGTGCAGAAAAGGCTTGATTTTTATGTGGAGGAGCCTGTGGCTAACTATTTAGCCCTGATGGATGGCCTAATGGAAGCTGTGCAAAATAAAGTCCGCCGGGTTTATGCATTCACAGATTCTGAGCTGCTATATGATCAG GTATCACATGAGCAGAAACTTGAAATTCCACTCCTAGTAGCGCTGAGGCAAAGGATCCTAGAGCATGCCAGTCATCTTGATGCTTTTGTTCTGAAACTTGTCCCCACTGTAGATCTTGAGCTGCCATCAAAATTAGCTCAAGTGGCAATTGGAGTTGTCTCTTTTCCTGCTAAGGGTGTTGAATCACTTGAAAACTGTTCCATCTGTTGCGACGATAAACCATCCCTAATGATGATCACCATGAAATGTTCTCATAAGTTCTGTTCGCATTGCATGAGGACATACGTTGATGGGAAGGTGCAGTCCTCGCAAGTCCCCATCAGATGTCCTCAGCCGAGGTGCAAGTATTACGTCTCCACTGCTGAGTGCAAATCTTTTCTTCCACTCACTTCTTATGAATCATTGGAGAAAGCCCTCGCAGAGGCAAATATTCTCCACTCAGATAGAATTTACTGCCCATATCCAAATTGTTCTGTCCTGCTTGATCCTCTTGAATGTTTGTCAGCTAGGGCAAGTTCATCAAGTCAGTCAGATAACAGCTGCATTGACTGTCCAGTTTGTCAGAGATTCATCTGTGTAGATTGTGGGGTTCCTTGGCATTCATCTATGAGCTGTGAGGAGTTCCAAAACCTCCCattggaagagagagatgcTGCAGACATTACCTTACATCGCCTAGCACAAAATAAAAGCTGGAGACGTTGCCAGCAGTGTCGTAGGATGATCGAGCTCACTCAAGGTTGCTACCACATGACATGCTG GTGTAGGCATGAGTTCTGTTATTCTTGTGGTGCTGAATATAGGAATGGCCAACAGACTTGTCAATGTGCCTTTTGGGATGAAGACAACAACAACACAGAAGACTTGGTCACTCAGTCTATGCAAGAATCTGAGCAATGGGCATGGGAAACATTCAATTCGCTCCCCATGATAATGGACGCATACTCAGACCAAGAGAGATCACAGTTGGCACTGATCCAGAGGTTCCTAGCTGGGGGTTTCAGTTTAAGTGACCACCCCCCCTACCAATCCCCACCCCGTTGTACAGATTCCTACGTAGATGCAATGAAAGATCTCCATCAGCTTCCTTGGCTCGAGAGGTTCGTTTCTGTGATAAGTGATAACTACTATGAAGAATACATCCAATGA
- the LOC18778781 gene encoding BOI-related E3 ubiquitin-protein ligase 1, with protein MAVEAQHLHHAALIPSQLIPNRDFIKTNQGNANIYSTQMDSGLILSATMPENLLPMYQSPFCEANKASMNKQAESGLTYNNISAPRKRPRDQLINDFNNFSVPQKTKMSVGASSFIDQDIAFQIQQQQSEIDRFIAQHTEKVRMELEEQRKQQSRLLVSAIQERIVKKLKEKDEEIQRMGKLNWVLQERVKSLFVENQIWRDMAQTNEAAANSLRTNLEQVLAHVSEEHQAGGGPPAAAVADDAQSSCGSNDYGRDEEAVDGGDAVVGGGGNGGCGGGDRMCKRCGVRESRVLLLPCRHLCLCTMCGSTLLNCPVCNSVMNASVHVNFS; from the exons ATGGCAGTTGAAGCTCAGCACCTCCACCATGCGGCTCTTATCCCATCTCAGTTAATTCCAAATAG agatttcatcaaaaccaaccaaGGAAACGCCAATATTTACAGTACACAAATGGACTCTGGCCTGATTTTGTCCGCAACAATGCCTGAAAATCTGCTTCCCATGTACCAATCGCCTTTCTGTGAAGCAAATAAAGCTTCGATGAACAAGCAGGCGGAGAGTGGTCTCACATACAACAACATATCTGCTCCTAGAAAGCGGCCTAGAGACCAATTGATCAACGACTTCAACAATTTCTCAGTCCCTCAGAAGACCAAAATGTCCGTTGGTGCCTCATCTTTTATCGACCAAGACATTGCCTTTCAGATCCAACAACAGCAATCTGAGATCGATCGCTTCATCGCCCAACAT ACTGAGAAAGTGAGAATGGAACTCGAAGAGCAAAGAAAGCAGCAATCGAGATTGTTAGTGTCGGCAATCCAGGAGAGAATCGTGAAGAAACTGAAGGAGAAAGACGAGGAGATACAGAGGATGGGGAAGCTCAATTGGGTCCTTCAAGAGCGAGTCAAAAGCCTATTCGTTGAGAACCAAATATGGAGAGACATGGCGCAGACAAACGAAGCCGCGGCCAATTCTCTACGCACCAATTTAGAGCAAGTCCTGGCGCACGTTAGCGAGGAGCACCAAGCTGGTGGCGGCCCCCCAGCCGCCGCGGTGGCAGACGATGCGCAATCGAGCTGCGGCAGCAACGATTACGGGCGGGATGAAGAGGCGGTTGATGGTGGTGATGCGGTGGTTGGAGGCGGCGGAAacggtggttgtggtggtggcgATAGGATGTGTAAGAGGTGTGGGGTGAGGGAGTCAAGGGTGTTGTTACTGCCATGCAGGCATTTGTGCCTGTGTACAATGTGTGGGTCCACCCTTCTCAATTGCCCTGTATGTAACTCTGTCATGAATGCCAGTGTGCATGTTAATTTCTCTTAG
- the LOC18778375 gene encoding fe(2+) transport protein 1, which produces MATKSHLKLTPIIFIIFISILTPQVHSESDECGSETNSCNDKSGAVPLKVIAITTILVTSMIGVSLPLVTRSIPALHPDRNLFVIVKCFAAGIILATGFMHVLPDSFDMLSSNCLKENPWHKFPFSGFVAMLSAIVTLMVDSMATSIYSKRCRTGVIPDNGTVAAVEVDQEMAAVGAGHGHFHAHSHDIVKGGNEDSQLPRYRVVAMVLELGIIVHSVVIGLSLGASNNTCTIKGLVAALCFHQMFEGMGLGGCILQAEYKFMKKAIMVFFFSTTTPFGIAIGMALTKSYKENSPRSLITVGLLNASSAGLLIYMALVDLLAADFMGPKLQRSIKLQIKSYMAVLLGAGGMSVLAKWA; this is translated from the exons ATGGCCACCAAGTCACATTTGAAGCTCACCCCaattatcttcatcatcttcatctccatTCTCACTCCCCAAGTCCATTCAGAGTCTGATGAATGCGGCTCAGAAACCAACTCCTGCAATGACAAGTCTGGAGCTGTGCCGCTCAAAGTCATAGCCATCACCACAATTTTGGTCACGAGCATGATCGGGGTGTCCTTGCCTCTTGTTACTCGTTCGATACCCGCGTTGCACCCCGATCGAAACCTGTTTGTGATTGTCAAGTGCTTTGCAGCCGGCATCATCCTTGCCACGGGGTTCATGCACGTCTTGCCTGATTCTTTTGACATGTTATCATCCAACTGTTTGAAAGAAAACCCGTGGCACAAGTTTCCTTTCTCAGGGTTTGTGGCTATGCTCTCTGCAATTGTGACTTTGATGGTGGATTCTATGGCCACTAGTATTTATAGCAAGAGATGCAGAACTGGAGTTATCCCAGATAATGGGACGGTTGCAGCCGTTGAGGTGGACCAAGAGATGGCTGCAGTGGGTGCTGGGCATGGTCATTTTCATGCTCACAGTCATGACATAGTCAAGGGAGGAAATGAAGACTCACAGCTTCCCCGTTATCGCGTTGTTGCCATG GTATTAGAACTGGGTATCATTGTTCACTCAGTTGTTATTGGGCTTTCTCTTGGAGCATCAAACAACACTTGCACAATTAAAGGTCTTGTAGCTGCCCTTTGCTTCCATCAAATGTTTGAAGGCATGGGTCTTGGTGGTTGCATTCTCCAG GCCGAGTACAAGTTCATGAAGAAGGCAATCATGGTGTTCTTCTTCTCAACAACAACCCCATTCGGAATTGCAATCGGAATGGCCCTTACAAAATCATACAAAGAAAATAGTCCAAGGTCGCTAATCACAGTAGGGCTGCTCAATGCATCCTCAGCTGGCCTTCTTATCTACATGGCTCTGGTTGATCTTCTTGCTGCTGACTTCATGGGTCCAAAGTTGCAGCGTAGCATCAAGCTCCAGATCAAATCTTACATGGCGGTCCTTTTGGGTGCAGGTGGCATGTCTGTATTGGCAAAATGGGCTTAA
- the LOC18778412 gene encoding LOW QUALITY PROTEIN: protein argonaute 2 (The sequence of the model RefSeq protein was modified relative to this genomic sequence to represent the inferred CDS: inserted 1 base in 1 codon), whose protein sequence is MERGGGGNRGRGRGRGRGSSNGGGGDVGDYGGYGRGSGNRGGGGGGGGGERGRGGYGGHGGGSQYHHQQPPPPQHQQPPQQQYHQQQPPNQSXGQPGRPSPWSTSAPNRAWGPRAASPASPAPISSPTPPGMAAWGPRAASPVSPASINSPTPRVAAWGPRAAAPASPALINSPTPDTLVPRVQALEISKQTPPSSSLDNTDKKLPVKRPDNGGTKAIRTTRLRANHFNLSYNPESIIRHYDVDVKPENPAKNGRPVKMSKYELSAIRKKLSSDNPSNFPLLSTAYDGEKNIFSAVPLPTGSFKVEVPAEEDTRFSSYIFTIKFVNELKLCKLKEYLSGHVLSIPRDILQGMDLVMKENPTRCLVSVGRNFYPAESNENDDLGHGIAAFRGFQHSLRLTSQGPALCLDYSVLAFHKRMPVIDFLQQQIRGFTLKDFTRFRREVVDVLRGLKVTVTHRKTKQKYIIKGLTDKNAGDITFDAVDIDGQCPPRKVRLLDYFSEKYKEIQYKNIPCLDLGKNGRKNDTPMEFCVLVEGQRYPKENLDRNAAIKLKDMSLASPEIRENMIRGMVQSEDGPCGGGIIGNFGIVVNKNMTPVTGRVIVPPELKLGPSSDGRMTKVTVDREKCHWNLVGKSLVEGKPISRWAVLDFSSYDRSCLDPNQFIPKLITKCNKLGIRMGEPVXXXXXXXXXFTSVQMLRQLLEGINEQAYKTSKGHLQLLVCVMARRDPGYKYLKWISETQIGIVTQCCLSNMANKANDQYLSNLALKINAKLGGSNVELSDRLPPFGGAGHVMFVGADVNHPAARNTTSPSIAAVVATVNWPAANRYAARVRPQYHRTEKILNFGDMCLELVETYERLNKVKPDKIVVFRDGVSEGQFDMVLNEELLDLKKALGGIKYYPTITLIVAQKRHHTRLFPESMRDGSSTGNVLPGTVVDTIIVHPFEFDFYLCSHYGALGTSKPTHYHVLWDEHRFTSDQLQKLIYDLCFTFARCTKPVSLVPPVYYADLVAYRGRLYHESMEGQSPASASSSSSSSSSASSPLSVAFLEERFYKLHADLENIMFFV, encoded by the exons ATGGaaagaggtggtggtggaaaCAGAggtagaggaagaggaagaggtaGAGGCAGCAgtaatggtggtggtggtgacgtAGGTGATTATGGTGGCTACGGCAGAGGAAGTGGAAATagaggtggaggaggaggaggaggaggaggagagagaggaagaggtgGTTATGGCGGTCATGGTGGTGGGTCCCAGTATCACCATCAACAACCACCTCCGCCGCAGCATCAGCAGCCGCCGCAGCAGCAGTATCATCAACAACAACCACCGAATCAGA TGGGCCAGCCAGGGAGGCCTTCTCCATGGAGCACTTCCGCGCCCAACAGAGCGTGGGGGCCCAGAGCGGCTTCTCCTGCATCTCCGGCACCGATTAGCTCTCCTACTCCTCCTGGTATGGCTGCGTGGGGGCCCAGAGCGGCTTCTCCGGTATCTCCAGCATCGATCAACTCTCCTACTCCTCGTGTGGCTGCGTGGGGGCCCAGAGCGGCTGCTCCTGCATCTCCAGCCCTGATCAATTCTCCTACTCCTG ATACTCTTGTTCCCCGAGTGCAAGCTCTGGAAATTTCGAAACAGACTCctccttcatcttctttgGACAACACAGACAAAAAACTCCCAGTGAAACGGCCTGATAATGGAGGCACAAAAGCTATCCGAACTACTAGGCTTCGTGCCAACCATTTTAATCTCTCGTACAATCCTGAGAGTATTATAAGGCACTACGATGTTGATGTCAAGCCAGAGAACCCTGCTAAGAATGGCCGTCCTGTGAAAATGTCGAAGTACGAACTCTCTGCAATCAGGAAGAAGTTATCCTCTGATAATCCTTCGAATTTTCCCTTGTTAAGTACGGCATATGATGGTGAAAAAAACATCTTCAGTGCAGTGCCGTTGCCCACTGGATCATTTAAGGTGGAGGTTCCTGCGGAAGAAGACACACGGTTCAGTTCATACATATTTACCATAAAGTTTGTAAATGAGCTCAAGCTTTGCAAGTTGAAGGAGTACTTGAGTGGCCACGTGTTGTCTATCCCTCGTGATATATTGCAGGGTATGGATTTGGTGATGAAAGAAAATCCAACTAGGTGCTTGGTTTCTGTTGGGCGAAACTTTTACCCTGCTGAATCTAATGAAAACGATGACCTTGGACATGGTATTGCTGCATTTAGAGGGTTTCAGCATAGCTTAAGGCTGACTTCCCAGGGTCCTGCTTTGTGTCTTGACTACTCAGTCTTGGCATTTCATAAGCGCATGCCAGTTATAGATTTTCTGCAACAGCAGATAAGGGGTTTTACTTTAAAAGATTTCACTAGGTTCAGGAGAGAGGTTGTGGATGTATTGAGGGGATTGAAAGTTACTGTGACTCACCGGAAAACCAAGCAAAAGTACATCATCAAGGGGCTGACTGATAAGAATGCAGGAGATATTACATTTGATGCTGTAGATATAGATGGCCAGTGTCCACCTAGGAAAGTTAGACTTCTTGACTATTTCAGTGAAAAATACAAGGAGATCCAGTACAAAAACATTCCCTGCTTGGATTTGGGGAAAAATGGTAGGAAGAATGATACACCGATGGAGTTCTGTGTCTTAGTTGAGGGGCAAAGGTATCCAAAGGAGAATTTGGACAGAAATGCAGCTATCAAGCTGAAGGACATGTCATTGGCTTCACCAGAGATTAGAGAGAACATGATACGTGGCATGGTACAATCTGAGGATGGACCTTGTGG TGGTGGCATCATTGGGAATTTTGGAATTGTAGTCAACAAGAATATGACACCAGTAACAGGGCGTGTCATTGTCCCACCTGAGTTAAAGTTGGGTCCTTCTTCTGATGGCAGGATGACTAAGGTAACAGTTGACCGAGAGAAATGCCATTGGAATCTTGTTGGGAAGTCTCTAGTGGAAGGAAAACCAATCAGTCGCTGGGCTGTACTTGACTTCAGCAGTTATGATCGATCCTGTCTGGATCCTAATCAATTCATCCCAAAGCTCATCACAAAGTGCAACAAACTGGGAATCAGAATGGGAGAGCCTGT NNNNNNNNNNNNNNNNNNNNNNNNNNNNTTCACTAGTGTTCAGATGCTTCGTCAGCTGCTTGAAGGCATTAATGAACAGGCATACAAAACAAGCAAAGGCCATTTACAATTACTTGTTTGTGTAATGGCTCGAAGAGATCCTGGTTACAAGTATCTGAAGTGGATCTCTGAGACTCAAATTGGTATAGTGACGCAGTGCTGCTTGTCAAATATGGCTAACAAAGCAAATGACCAGTATCTTTCGAATCTTGCACTTAAGATCAATGCCAAGCTTGGAGGCAGTAATGTAGAGCTAAGTGATCGGCTTCCCCCCTTTGGGGGTGCAGGCCATGTTATGTTTGTGGGGGCTGATGTGAATCATCCTGCTGCGCGGAACACGACAAGTCCATCAATTGCAGCTGTTGTTGCCACTGTAAACTGGCCTGCCGCAAATCGTTATGCTGCACGAGTCCGACCCCAGTACCATCGCACTGAGAAGATATTGAATTTTGGAGACATGTGTCTGGAGCTTGTTGAAACTTATGAGCGATTGAATAAAGTTAAGCCGGACAAAATTGTTGTCTTCCGTGATGGAGTCAGTGAGGGCCAGTTTGATATGGTTCTCAATGAAGAGTTACTAGATCTGAAGAAGGCTTTGGGAGGTATAAAATACTATCCAACCATCACACTAATTGTTGCCCAGAAACGGCATCATACTCGTCTCTTTCCAGAGAGTATGAGGGATGGTAGTTCCACAGGCAATGTGTTACCGGGAACTGTTGTGGACACAATAATCGTGCACCCATTTGAGTTTGACTTCTATCTCTGCAGTCATTATGGAGCCCTTGGAACAAGCAAACCCACACACTACCATGTTCTTTGGGATGAACACAGGTTTACTTCTGACCAATTGCAGAAGCTCATATATGACTTGTGCTTCACGTTTGCAAGGTGTACTAAACCGGTTTCGTTGGTCCCACCGGTGTACTATGCTGACCTTGTGGCATATAGAGGGCGATTATACCATGAGAGTATGGAGGGACAGTCTCCAGCTTCAGCatcctcctcatcatcatcgtcatcgTCAGCATCATCACCACTATCAGTGGCTTTTCTAGAGGAAAGGTTTTACAAACTGCATGCTGACCTGGAAAACATAATGTTTTTCGTATGA
- the LOC18780657 gene encoding uncharacterized protein LOC18780657, with product MDVPPYCKHFRVFGCHLNSFACKCVVLAFIALILRAVLLPTFHNFGGAEQSKLVFISNLSLSLGQKFGIRKDKFLEVPQIVWGLNNQKIAFARACLTARFLNRTLLMPSLSASLFYKEVELLEPISFDKVFQFKKFNSLCNGFVQLGEFSDLRNRTEAFELQKGSGRRWTPERDLYQLKQHNEDPYNEFEVIRIIGKNPFLWHDHWPVKDYAKVFECLVLVDEIMNEVDKVVSRIREIGAAQVRSQNESPQNGINRAEKPLLQPVPYVAVHMRIEIDWMIHCKKLEQRSNISQICSSKEEIMERVGNIAGLKTPVVVYLAVADSLLHDPSILSGWKEGLIPYEKKKLGFEGTYKKFPYLIQSAIDYEVCSRADVFVGNSFSTFSNLIVLDRTQKLIRMGVTSSCGVDVRWPSYAYNILGEAKGPQRWMTNMSGSSLQAISYGSNDISCCVDL from the coding sequence ATGGACGTGCCTCCTTATTGTAAGCACTTCAGAGTATTCGGTTGCCACTTGAATTCCTTTGCATGCAAATGTGTTGTTTTAGCTTTCATTGCTCTGATTCTCAGAGCTGTTCTGCTTCCTACGTTCCATAATTTTGGTGGAGCTGAACAGAGCAAGTTGGTCTTCATCAGTAACCTCTCTTTGTCACTCGGTCAGAAATTCGGAATTAGAAAAGATAAGTTTCTGGAGGTTCCTCAAATTGTATGGGGCTTAAACAATCAAAAGATTGCGTTTGCAAGAGCTTGTTTAACTGCAAGGTTTCTGAACCGGACTCTTTTGATGCCCAGCTTGAGTGCTTCCCTGTTCTACAAAGAAGTCGAGCTCTTGGAGCCTATTTCCTTTGATAAGGTGTTCCAGTTCAAGAAGTTTAATTCTCTCTGTAATGGCTTTGTTCAACTGGGCGAGTTCTCGGATCTTAGAAACCGAACGGAAGCCTTTGAGCTTCAGAAAGGAAGTGGAAGGAGGTGGACACCTGAGAGAGATTTGTATCAGTTGAAACAGCACAATGAGGATCCATATAATGAGTTTGAGGTCATTCGAATCATTGGAAAGAACCCGTTTCTGTGGCACGATCATTGGCCTGTGAAGGACTATGCGAAGGTATTTGAGTGCTTGGTTCTGGTTGATGAGATAATGAATGAAGTAGATAAAGTTGTGTCCAGGATTAGAGAGATAGGAGCAGCACAAGTAAGAAGCCAGAATGAGTCTCCACAAAATGGCATTAACCGGGCAGAGAAGCCTCTCTTGCAGCCAGTGCCTTATGTGGCTGTACACATGAGGATAGAGATAGACTGGATGATTCATTGTAAGAAGCTAGAGCAAAGATCAAACATAAGTCAAATTTGTAGCAGCAAGGAGGAGATCATGGAGAGAGTGGGCAACATTGCTGGCCTGAAAACACCGGTCGTTGTTTATTTAGCTGTGGCTGATAGTCTTCTTCATGATCCATCTATATTGAGTGGCTGGAAGGAAGGCTTGATTccttatgagaagaagaaattggggTTTGAAGGGACTTACAAGAAGTTCCCTTATCTCATTCAGTCTGCAATCGACTATGAAGTGTGTTCAAGGGCTGATGTCTTTGTGGGAAACAGTTTCTCCACATTTTCGAACCTTATAGTTCTCGATCGAACGCAGAAGCTCATTAGAATGGGCGTCACAAGCTCTTGTGGTGTGGATGTAAGGTGGCCTTCTTATGCATACAACATATTAGGGGAAGCAAAAGGCCCTCAAAGATGGATGACAAACATGTCTGGCTCAAGTCTTCAAGCAATTAGCTATGGCTCCAATGACATTTCGTGTTGTGTTGATCTTTAG